A part of Perca fluviatilis chromosome 15, GENO_Pfluv_1.0, whole genome shotgun sequence genomic DNA contains:
- the zgc:103625 gene encoding methyltransferase-like 26 B isoform X1, producing MNPLRKRKSIKYDMVTCSAFLLQTMLLSPQAERNWEDLCLVLEDVLEDQSHRELFALELGSGTGQHVIRFAQKMPFVTWQPSDIKEESRDSIKAYIAATHAKNVRQPVHLDAREPWEKWAGLSRRSCDVIVAINLLQYSSFKTAQGVFNGAGQILRQNGLLITYAVYAVNGTITPSCNEHLDAELRQMDPEWGLPDINVLRQLAYGNEMRMERIIEMKEYYKCLIFRKL from the exons ATGAATCCtctgagaaagagaaaatcaataaaatatgaTATGGTAACATGTTCTGCTTTTCTCCTCCAGACCATGCTGCTGTCTCCTCAGGCAGAGAGGAACTGGGAGGATCTGTGTTTAGTGCTTGAAGATGTGCTGGAAGACCAGTCCCATAGGGAGCTGTTTGCCTTAGAGTTGGGCTCTGGAACTGGGCAGCATGTCATACGCTTTGCCCAAAAGATGCCCTTTGTTACCTGGCAGCCATCAGACATCAAAGAAGAGTCTCGGGACAG TATAAAGGCATACATTGCTGCAACCCATGCAAAGAATGTGCGGCAGCCAGTCCACCTGGATGCCAGGGAACCGTGGGAGAAATGGGCAGGCCTTTCTCGCAGATCCTGTGATGTTATTGTTGCCATTAACTTACTGCAATACAGCTCCTTCAAAACAGCACAG GGTGTTTTCAATGGAGCCGGTCAGATCCTCAGGCAAAATGGCCTTTTGATAACATATGCG GTGTATGCTGTTAATGGCACTATTACACCAAGTTGTAATGAACATCTGGATGCAGAGCTTCGACAAAT GGATCCAGAGTGGGGTCTTCCAGACATCAATGTGTTGAGACAGCTGGCCTATGGGAACGAGATGCGTATGGAGAGGATC ATTGAGATGAAAGAATACTACAAATGCCTCATCTTCAGAAAACTTTAA
- the zgc:103625 gene encoding methyltransferase-like 26 B isoform X2, translating into MLLSPQAERNWEDLCLVLEDVLEDQSHRELFALELGSGTGQHVIRFAQKMPFVTWQPSDIKEESRDSIKAYIAATHAKNVRQPVHLDAREPWEKWAGLSRRSCDVIVAINLLQYSSFKTAQGVFNGAGQILRQNGLLITYAVYAVNGTITPSCNEHLDAELRQMDPEWGLPDINVLRQLAYGNEMRMERIIEMKEYYKCLIFRKL; encoded by the exons ATGCTGCTGTCTCCTCAGGCAGAGAGGAACTGGGAGGATCTGTGTTTAGTGCTTGAAGATGTGCTGGAAGACCAGTCCCATAGGGAGCTGTTTGCCTTAGAGTTGGGCTCTGGAACTGGGCAGCATGTCATACGCTTTGCCCAAAAGATGCCCTTTGTTACCTGGCAGCCATCAGACATCAAAGAAGAGTCTCGGGACAG TATAAAGGCATACATTGCTGCAACCCATGCAAAGAATGTGCGGCAGCCAGTCCACCTGGATGCCAGGGAACCGTGGGAGAAATGGGCAGGCCTTTCTCGCAGATCCTGTGATGTTATTGTTGCCATTAACTTACTGCAATACAGCTCCTTCAAAACAGCACAG GGTGTTTTCAATGGAGCCGGTCAGATCCTCAGGCAAAATGGCCTTTTGATAACATATGCG GTGTATGCTGTTAATGGCACTATTACACCAAGTTGTAATGAACATCTGGATGCAGAGCTTCGACAAAT GGATCCAGAGTGGGGTCTTCCAGACATCAATGTGTTGAGACAGCTGGCCTATGGGAACGAGATGCGTATGGAGAGGATC ATTGAGATGAAAGAATACTACAAATGCCTCATCTTCAGAAAACTTTAA
- the mrpl12 gene encoding 39S ribosomal protein L12, mitochondrial, translating into MYCTRRCLRSALWAAAATPRQQLQRQAPALCALRLLKTSPATHSDAIATPALDGAPKQYSPKIQQLVNDISSLTLLEVSDLNELLKKTLNIQDVGMMPMGAMVASAVPAAAAEEEELPVKKEQTHFTVKLTELKAAEKVKLIKEVKNCIPGLNLVQSKKLVESLPQEIRANVSKEEAEKLKASLEAAGGTVVLE; encoded by the exons ATGTACTGCACCAGACGTTGCCTCCGGTCCGCGCTGTGGGCTGCAGCGGCCACACCCCG gcAACAGCTTCAGCGTCAAGCTCCAGCCCTGTGTGCTCTCAGACTTCTAAAGACCAGTCCAGCCACCCACTCAGATGCCATCGCCACCCCAGCACTTGACGGAGCACCCAAACAGTATTCTCCCAAAATCCAACAGCTTGTCAATGATATATCCAGCCTCACTTTATTAGAGGTATCAGACCTCAATGAACTCCTCAAG AAAACTCTGAACATTCAGGATGTTGGAATGATGCCAATGGGGGCGATGGTTGCATCAGCTGTACCTGCGGCT GCTGCAGAAGAGGAGGAGTTACCAGTCAAGAAAGAGCAGACTCACTTCACAGTAAAACTGACAGAATTAAAAGCAGCTGAAAAAGTGAAACTTATAAAGGAAGTGAAGAACTGCATCCCAGGCTTGAATCTGGTACAG TCTAAAAAACTAGTGGAGTCTCTGCCCCAAGAAATCCGAGCCAATGTATCCAAAGAAGAGGCAGAGAAACTGAAAGCATCCCTAGAGGCAGCAGGAGGCACCGTCGTGTTGGAGTAG